The genomic DNA GACGAAGGCCGTCATGGCCTACGCGGAGAGCTCGGGTCACCACCTGGTCGAGGCGCTCGCCCACGAGATCGCACGCATCGCGGTGCTGGACCACGGGGCGGAGCGCGCGGTGATCCGCGTGGAGAAGCCGGGCGCGGTGCGCTTCGCGCGTTCGGCCGGCATCGAGGTGGAGCGGACCGCGGCGGACTTCGCCTGACCCCGCGCCTCTAGCGTACCGTTGCAGAAGTCCCGTAGGCATTCGGCCCGCGCTGCATCCCGCGGATGCGGCGTTGGAACTCCTTGCCGTAGCGCGGCTACGGCGCGTCGTTTCGCCTTGCCCCGCGGGCGCATCACGCGCCTCGGTGCACACGGGACTTCCGCGCCGGC from Gemmatimonadota bacterium includes the following:
- a CDS encoding dihydroneopterin aldolase, producing the protein MAATDRILIKDLLVRGIIGLNDWERKKHQDILISMELFVDARAAAASEAIADALDYRTLTKAVMAYAESSGHHLVEALAHEIARIAVLDHGAERAVIRVEKPGAVRFARSAGIEVERTAADFA